Genomic window (Leptospira kirschneri serovar Cynopteri str. 3522 CT):
ATTTATCGGAACCGATTCCGGAATTTTTCAAAAGGAGTTGAATTAAAACCAAACCGAGTCCGGCGCTTTCTTGAGAATCGGAAATATCCATAAACGCATCGGAAAGATCGTTGTATTTTTTAGCGGATTCGATTCTTTTTTTAATACGATCTAGTTCCTGAGGTAGAAGTGCAGAATCGTTTTCCACTAAAATCGCCAAACTACTGTTAATCATTTTAGCTCGGAAATGAATTTTAAAACCGCTATTTTGTAAAATTTCTTTTTGGTCGTCCCAATGATGTGTAATTTCCTCTTGGAAGGTTCTCATTCCTTTCGAGTAGTGATCTGCGTTATGAATGTCTAAATTTTTTTTGAGAAAGAAAATTCTTTTCGCGTTCGCTTTGTTTGCGTTCATCAATATTTCTTTTAGGACGGTGGAAATTACTTCCGTTAAAAAGAGTCTGTCTATTTTTCCTAAAATATTAAGCAATAAATTATAGAGCTGTTGATGGTCTTCTTCGGAAACGAATTTGTATTCTACATCTATGTCTTTTCCGCTTAAAAGGGTATCTGTAAGTTCCGGTATGTTTAACATAAGTTTGTCCGTTTCGGGACAATTTTTTTCAAGTTTCCTAAATAAATCCAGTCTTTCCGAAAATCTTTGTCCGGGGTATTTTGTATTCTTTTCAAGTAATGTTGGAGGAATGTATGGTTTTAGTAAAAGAAACGGAGAATGAAATAGATCGTCAAATTCGTTATTTTTTAGAGGAGAAATTAGAGGGAATACTGGAAGAGGCGCATAAGGTAAAAAAAAGACGTCAAGAGGTACTTCATGGCAAAAAAAACGAAAAAGAAAAAAAGAGTTCCGAGTTCGAAAATATACCAGAAGAAACGCAACTGACGCTTTGGGCAGAAGATCAATGTGAACATAATAAAAAGATGGACAGTCTTGGAACCGGTTCTTAGAATAGAACCAATGGACAATAGCTTCTTTTCAGAAAGCGAAAACATCCAGAGTTTTCCGGTAAAACGGGATATTCTAGATATTATGGATTCATATCGGTATATGAATTCTTCTTATTTTTTTGATTTTCTTTCCGATGGTCGTTGGGACCACGCGATTGGTTGGATCGAAAAGAATATGAACGAATTGGATTGGTCGATGCGTTATGTTCCTGAAAGCATTGATCGTTATCGGAAACCGTTAGAATCATTCATTAAAAAGTTACAGTAAAAATTGATTTGTTTTTCGTTACTGGATTTTTTTTGGTTTTTAAAAATCTGTTCATCTGTTGTGCTTTAGTTTTTGAAATTGATTCTTTTTATTTTAAGAAAGATCAATCTTTAGCATTTCTACATTCCGCATAAAAAAATCGTTTTGAAAATTGTCTTTATAATTTAAAATGAGTTTAAGCGTTTTATAAAACTTTTTTCCGATATATTCAAAATAAAAACCATCTCAAAAATTTTCTATTTTATTTCCAAACGTCATTTTTAAATGCTCTGAATCATTTTTGGAGAACTCAT
Coding sequences:
- a CDS encoding LIC12077 family protein, which codes for MVLVKETENEIDRQIRYFLEEKLEGILEEAHKVKKRRQEVLHGKKNEKEKKSSEFENIPEETQLTLWAEDQCEHNKKMDSLGTGS